From Magnolia sinica isolate HGM2019 chromosome 13, MsV1, whole genome shotgun sequence, one genomic window encodes:
- the LOC131223358 gene encoding uncharacterized protein At5g01610 — MAKTLLFLVPLILLSLPPSSSSSPLPNLTQNPNPKPNSAFDELKSNGFPIGLLPSSISNYSLDRSSGDFLVHLPDSCQITLPPDNYLATYSRRITGKLVEGRIAELDGIRVRAFFKWWSITGIRSSGENLVFEVGVVTAKYPSKNFDEIPECEGQGRSSS, encoded by the coding sequence ATGGCGAAGACCCTTCTCTTTCTCGTTCCTCTCAtccttctctccctccctccttcttcttcttcttctccgctTCCGAATCtcacccaaaaccctaaccctaaacctaattcaGCATTCGACGAGCTCAAAAGCAACGGCTTTCCGATCGGATTGCTACCTTCCAGCATCTCCAATTACAGTCTCGATCGCAGCTCTGGCGATTTCTTGGTCCACCTCCCCGACTCCTGCCAGATCACGCTTCCGCCTGACAACTACCTCGCCACGTACTCCCGTCGGATCACtgggaagcttgtggaaggacgGATTGCGGAGCTCGATGGAATCCGAGTGAGGGCTTTCTTCAAGTGGTGGTCCATCACTGGGATCCGATCGAGCGGCGAGAATCTGGTCTTTGAGGTTGGTGTTGTGACCGCTAAGTATCCCTCCAAGAACTTCGATGAGATCCCGGAGTGCGAGGGCCAGGGGCGTTCTTCTTCTTAG